In a single window of the Drosophila subpulchrella strain 33 F10 #4 breed RU33 chromosome X, RU_Dsub_v1.1 Primary Assembly, whole genome shotgun sequence genome:
- the LOC119557823 gene encoding MAP kinase-activating death domain protein isoform X14 has translation MSDQQKASLCPRLVDYMAIVGAHTTPPMPKGLQGLKAPPVQVPDLLRRYPPSDHADFPLPLDMVYFCQPEGCTSVGPRRTGSAIRDMTSFVFALTDKDSGKTRYGICVNFYRPIERPSSVAGTAGAGNDRPGNGGPGGHGAGGAGGAGGGGRGGRRSSAFRRESWRKSMERSSDSAFSSDYRSNVAPSDSDRELTSRRDSDQQRLHSHHSHHQPHHPSAGPAVPKLGLMAPSADSESGGSHSPSPRASRKRTKLRNQSLTSLCIISHHPFFTTFRECLFILKKLIDACNESSSPKRVGASQKINRDNVWTVLTGHVSDATPSIVLHDVREIETWILRLLSTPVPVPGSTRVEVEVLSPTVHEPLLFALPDHTRFSLVDFPLHLPLELLGVETCLKVWTLIMQENKVLFQSRDYNALSMSVMAFVTMLYPLEYMFPVIPLLPTCLSCAEQLLLAPTPFVIGVPASFLLYKKNFRLPDDIWVVDLDSTKLTPPTGGYEEIPPLPEPEGTILKNHLKQALTSMTATNTAVSSQQLLPSVRDSLQEPPLLGVSQVRLPLQTPPHSAQASQRNSMSAQGTISSRQPSPMNSPALNPFVYGTDVDSVDVATRVAMVRFFNAQNTLANFAEHTRTLRLYPRPVVAFQINSFLRSRPRASTFLNQFARTQAVEFLAEWSLTPTNVAFLRVQTGVMDPMQVGDKPKWFAHALTPIRFSVWDDGSSLNGALRSLKQLECQPTDESGSDSEGADSSSSSYSSLSDFVSEMASSDLSPSLHDVFGSYNRPHVVPQTLSSNLDPALVYHPPSKLQYPEGIADAAASKAEEDEERADSPVSSSSSRSDLSSPSFNRDSEFDFQPKGGQALGSTAAGGAAAPSFELATPLAMRLEATIKMASIEQESDTGSTVTGKTIATGSKLQRHPSDSERPDKKIPPPLTPPVKQPGVSNILARTGSSGSSSSSPGRQSSQSSLFENFASHAKELVRETTRQSSQEGILAHVDKFTLHAKKAAGEASKQALEVSKQAAGVSKNTLEDLTYVGKSTLGDLTKTAKEAATKKGIIKIEEHSTTVAVPPPKSPGSQLATHKQVQQSGGSGGGNNFFSSIGTDFNGLASSTSTMFSGMFGKKNQQKQVQMPHKPASVSSGKGKTGISFDPFPGRKGLVERTPLIKHSGPRQTQEELTRQQNQERSHSNAENQTFLKDVTNQVLAGEGVGWLKLNRFKKLMEDESYRTLVLSKLNKTLDKKIAPDDHIDDVCVTKPVWKGMLKCVQAIAGGLDVTFSNYGLGGMASVFELMEVAHTHYWSKEINEGSDMSSSLLSSHAASPMGSRENLRSPSSPNGSHSALGSEWASPQESRKSSTQFPHSGGPGGSHAGAPVNRRLSSADSQDGQSTTEMFKDMLSQKRSALKNMLTSFDSDTTTSKDSKKSSGNLWSGKSTLSAGFRYTGGHLINTSSSPSPDSPRVYLFEGLLGKDRLNLWNQMQFWEDAFLDAVSQERDMIGMDQGPIEMMERYKSLSESERKRLEHDEDRLLSTMLYNLTAILVMLNVAKDEIRRKIRRLLGKSHIGLVYSQEVHNVVDQINNLNGNDIDLKPLGSRLLHRQSFTVHQGTDVNGPLRFMEVRDDGLVLRSVDGTIVERWWYERLVNMTYSPKTKLLCLWRRNGGQTQLHKYYTRKCKELYNCIKEAMERGGTPTNVPELGGEFPVQDMNTGEGGLLQVCLEGVGLLFSNSKDFEFFVRLDHIRKCFTQKGGIFVLEEYNPKTRNLIQRKYQSSMASEIVLSFHRVTSVQFAYICHLNGVRGTVADKSMPGTTESAPVETLESMEPPLASE, from the exons ATGTCGGACCAGCAGAAAGCCTCCCTGTGTCCTCGGCTGGTGGACTACATGGCCATAGTGGGTGCACACACGACGCCTCCGATGCCAAAAGGACTGCAGGGCCTCAAGGCCCCACCAGTGCAG GTGCCCGATCTTCTGCGTCGCTATCCCCCATCGGACCATGCCGACTTCCCGCTGCCCCTGGACATGGTGTACTTTTGCCAGCCGGAGGGGTGCACCAGCGTGGGACCCCGACGCACTGGCTCCGCCATTCGGGACATGACCTCCTTCGTATTCGCACTGACCGACAAGGATTCGGGCAAGACGCGCTACGGCATATGTGTGAACTTCTACCGTCCCATCGAGCGTCCCAGTTCGGTGGCGGGTACGGCGGGAGCTGGCAACGATCGTCCGGGAAACGGAGGACCCGGTGGCCATGGGGCCGGCGGTGCTGGAGGAGCCGGAGGTGGTGGACGGGGCGGCAGGCGATCATCGGCCTTCAGGCGGGAGTCTTGGCGCAAGAGTATGGAACGCAGCTCGGATTCGGCATTTAGCAG CGACTACAGAAGTAACGTAGCGCCTAGCGATTCGGACCGTGAACTGACCTCGCGTCGCGACTCCGACCAGCAGCGCCTGCACTCGCACCACTCGCACCACCAGCCGCACCACCCGTCGGCGGGTCCGGCTGTGCCCAAGCTTGGCCTGATGGCCCCCTCGGCGGACTCCGAGTCCGGCGGCAGTCACTCCCCATCGCCGCGAGCCTCGCGGAAAAGGACAAAGCTGCGCAACCAGTCGCTCACCTCGCTGTGCATCATCTCGCACCATCCGTTCTTCACCACCTTCCGCGAATGCCTCTTCATTCTGAAGAAGCTGATCGATGCCTGCAACGAGTCCTCGTCGCCGAAGCGAGTGGGTGCCTCTCAGAAGATCAACCGGGACAATGTGTGGACGGTGCTGACGGGCCATGTCAGCGATGCCACGCCCTCGATCGTCCTGCACGATGTGCGCGAAATCGAAACCTGGATCCTGCGACTACTCTCCACGCCAGTTCCGGTGCCGGGATCCACACGAGTCGAG GTGGAGGTGCTTTCGCCGACGGTGCATGAGCCGCTGCTGTTTGCCCTGCCCGATCACACTCGCTTCTCGCTGGTGGACTTCCCGCTGCATCTGCCACTAGAGCTGCTCGGCGTGGAGACCTGCCTCAAGGTGTGGACCCTGATCATGCAGGAGAACAAGGTGTTGTTTCAGTCGCGTGACTACAACGCCCTCTCCATGTCGGTGATGGCCTTCGTCACCATGCTGTATCCGCTGGAGTACATGTTCCCGGTCATTCCGCTTCTGCCCACCTGCCTCAGTTGCGCGGAGCAGCTACTACTGGCGCCCACGCCCTTCGTCATCGGGGTGCCGGCCTCGTTTCTGCTCTACAAAAAGAATTTCCG ACTCCCGGATGACATTTGGGTAGTCGACTTGGACTCCACCAAACTGACGCCACCGACTGGTGGCTACGAGGAAATCCCACCGCTACCTGAGCCCGAGGGCACCATTCTGAAGAACCACCTCAAACAA GCACTTACCTCGATGACGGCCACCAATACGGCGGTGTCCTCACAACAGCTTTTGCCATCGGTACGGGATAGTCTCCAGGAACCACCATTGCTCGG GGTTTCCCAGGTGCGGCTTCCGCTTCAGACGCCGCCACATTCGGCGCAGGCCAGTCAAAGGAATTCCATGTCAGCCCAAGGAACGATTAGTTCCCGTCAGCCAAGTCCAATGAACTCACCAGCCCTCAATCCATTTGTTTACGGAACGGATGTGGATTCCGTAGACGTGGCCACGCGGGTGGCGATGGTACGGTTTTTCAATGCCCAAAATACATTGGCTAATTTCGCCGAGCATACGCGCACTTTGAGGCTATATCCCCGTCCCGTGGTCGCTTTCCAGATAAATAGCTTCCTACGATCCCGACCAAGAGCCTCAACGTTCCTAAATCAGTTCGCCAGGACTCAGGCAGTGGAGTTCCTGGCGGAGTGGTCACTAACGCCAACGAATGTGGCTTTTCTGCGAGTTCAAACCGGGGTCATGGACCCCATGCAGGTGGGCGATAAGCCCAAGTGGTTCGCTCATGCCCTGACCCCCATCCGGTTTTCGGTGTGGGATGATGGAAGCTCCCTGAATGGAGCTCTTCGGTCACTGAAACAACTCGAGTGCCAGCCGACGGACGAGAGTGGTTCGGACTCGGAGGGAGCGGACAGCAGCAGCTCATCTTACAGTTCACTCAGTGATTTCGTCTCGGAAATGGCCTCCTCGGATCTTTCGCCCAGCCTGCATGATGTCTTCGGCTCGTATAATCGACCGCATGTTGTACCCCAGACTCTATCCTCGAATTTGGACCCAGCTCTGGTCTACCATCCGCCCAGCAAGCTGCAGTATCCCGAGGGCATTGCCGATGCGGCGGCCAGCAAAGCGGAGGAGGATGAGGAGCGGGCCGATAGTCCGGTTTCCTCATCCTCCAGTCGCTCGGACCTGAGTTCACCCAGCTTCAATCGCGATTCGGAGTTTGATTTCCAGCCGAAGGGCGGACAAGCTCTGGGATCGACGGCAGCTGGTGGAGCGGCTGCACCCAGTTTCGAGTTGGCCACCCCGCTGGCCATGCGGCTGGAGGCCACCATCAAGATGGCCAGCATTGAACAGGAATCGGACACGGGATCCACGGTCACGGGCAAGACCATAGCCACCGGGTCAAAGCTGCAAAGACATCCAAGTGATTCCGAGAGGCCCGACAAGAAAATTCCA ccACCGCTAACGCCACCGGTAAAGCAACCGGGAGTTAGCAATATTCTAGCCCGGACCGGCAGTTCCGGCTCCAGTTCAAGCAGTCCCGGTCGCCAGAGCTCCCAGAGCTCCCTCTTCGAAAACTTCGCCTCCCATGCCAAGGAGTTGGTGCGGGAAACAACGCGTCAGAGCAGTCAGGAGGGTATTTTAGCCCATGTGGATAAG TTCACGCTGCACGCAAAGAAGGCGGCCGGGGAGGCTTCCAAGCAGGCTCTGGAGGTGTCCAAGCAGGCGGCTGGGGTGAGCAAGAATACCCTGGAGGATCTAACCTACGTGGGCAAGTCTACGCTGGGAGATCTCACCAAGACGGCCAAGGAGGCGGCCACCAAGAAGGGCATCATCAAGATCGAGGAGCATTCAACGACGGTGGCGGTGCCGCCACCAAAGTCACCCGGATCCCAACTGGCCACCCACAAGCAGGTGCAGCAAAGTGGCGGATCGGGTGGTGGCAACAACTTCTTCTCCTCCATTGGCACTGATTTCAATGGTCTGGCATCCTCCACATCCACCATGTTCTCGGGCATGTTTGGTAAAA AGAACCAACAAAAGCAGGTTCAAATGCCACACAAGCCGGCTAGCGTGTCTTCTGGAAAGGGCAAGACGGGCATTAGCTTTGATCCCTTTCCCGGACGCAAAGGTCTTGTGGAGCGAACACCATTGATTAAGCATTCGGGTCCAAGGCAAACGCAAGAGGAGCTGACCCGCCAGCAAAACCAGGAGCGTTCGCATAGTAATGCCGAGAATCAGACCTTCCTCAAGGACGTGACCAACCAGGTGCTCGCTGGAGAAGGAGTCGGCTGGCTGAAGCTCAACCGGTTCAAGAAGCTTATGGAGGACGAGTCGTATCGCACGCTGGTCCTTAGCAAGCTCAACAAGACGTTGGATAAGAAGATTGCTCCAGATGATCACATCGACGATGTG TGCGTGACAAAACCTGTGTGGAAGGGCATGCTCAAGTGCGTCCAGGCCATAGCCGGCGGATTGGACGTGACCTTTTCGAATTACGGCCTAGGTGGCATGGCCTCCGTGTTCGAACTGATGGAGGTGGCCCACACGCACTACTGGAGCAAGGAGATCAACGAGGGCAGCGACATGTCCTCCAGTCTGCTCTCCAGTCACGCGGCCAGTCCGATGGGCAGTCGGGAGAACCTGCGATCGCCCAGCTCGCCAAATGGTTCCCATTCCGCTTTAGGCAGCGAGTGGGCCTCTCCGCAGGAGTCTCGAAAGAGCTCCACTCAATTTCCACACAGTGGTGGTCCTGGTGGCTCCCATGCGGGAGCACCGGTCAATCGACGGTTGTCATCGGCGGACAGCCAGGATGGTCAGTCTACCACCGAAATGTTCAAGGACATGCTGTCGCAGAAGAGAAGTGCCTTGAAGAACATGCTCACCTCCTTCGATTCGGAT ACAACCACGTCGAAGGATTCGAAAAAGAGCTCTGGCAATCTGTGGTCCGGAAAATCAACTCTAAGTGCCGGATTTCGTTATACTGGGGGTCACCTGATCAACACATCATCATCCCCCTCGCCAGACAGTCCACGGGTCTATCTTTTCGAGGGGCTGTTGGGCAAGGATCGCCTCAATCTGTGGAACCAAATGCAGTTCTGGGAGGATGCCTTCCTGGACGCTGTTAGCCAGGAACGGGATATGATCGGCATGGATCAG GGTCCCATTGAGATGATGGAGCGATACAAATCGCTGAGCGAATCGGAGCGCAAGCGTCTTGAACACGACGAGGACCGCTTGCTATCCACCATGCTCTACAACCTGACGGCCATCCTGGTGATGCTGAATGTCGCCAAGGACGAGATCAGACGCAAGATTCGTCGCCTTCTGGGCAAGAGTCATATCGGCTTGGTATACTCCCAGGAGGTGCACAATGTGGTCGATCAGATCAATAATCTG AATGGCAATGACATTGATCTAAAGCCCCTGGGTTCACGACTGTTGCATCGCCAGAGCTTCACTGTCCACCAGGGTACGGATGTGAATGGACCCCTGCGATTCATGGAAGTGCGGGACGATGGACTAGTTCTGCGGTCCGTGGATGGCACCATTGTGGAGCGCTGGTGGTACGAGCGGCTGGTCAACATGACCTATTCGCCCAAGACCAAGCTGCTCTGCCTGTGGCGCCGCAATGGAGGTCAGACGCAATTGCACAAGTACTACACACGAAAG TGCAAGGAGCTGTACAATTGCATCAAGGAGGCCATGGAGCGCGGCGGTACGCCCACCAATGTGCCCGAACTGGGCGGTGAGTTTCCGGTTCAGGACATGAACACAGGGGAGGGCGGCCTGCTGCAGGTGTGCCTCGAGGGTGTCGGTTTGTTGTTCTCCAACAGCAAG GATTTCGAG
- the LOC119557823 gene encoding MAP kinase-activating death domain protein isoform X11: protein MSDQQKASLCPRLVDYMAIVGAHTTPPMPKGLQGLKAPPVQVPDLLRRYPPSDHADFPLPLDMVYFCQPEGCTSVGPRRTGSAIRDMTSFVFALTDKDSGKTRYGICVNFYRPIERPSSVAGTAGAGNDRPGNGGPGGHGAGGAGGAGGGGRGGRRSSAFRRESWRKSMERSSDSAFSSYGLLTSSSDYRSNVAPSDSDRELTSRRDSDQQRLHSHHSHHQPHHPSAGPAVPKLGLMAPSADSESGGSHSPSPRASRKRTKLRNQSLTSLCIISHHPFFTTFRECLFILKKLIDACNESSSPKRVGASQKINRDNVWTVLTGHVSDATPSIVLHDVREIETWILRLLSTPVPVPGSTRVEVEVLSPTVHEPLLFALPDHTRFSLVDFPLHLPLELLGVETCLKVWTLIMQENKVLFQSRDYNALSMSVMAFVTMLYPLEYMFPVIPLLPTCLSCAEQLLLAPTPFVIGVPASFLLYKKNFRLPDDIWVVDLDSTKLTPPTGGYEEIPPLPEPEGTILKNHLKQAMLLMDEAGLGALTSMTATNTAVSSQQLLPSVRDSLQEPPLLGVSQVRLPLQTPPHSAQASQRNSMSAQGTISSRQPSPMNSPALNPFVYGTDVDSVDVATRVAMVRFFNAQNTLANFAEHTRTLRLYPRPVVAFQINSFLRSRPRASTFLNQFARTQAVEFLAEWSLTPTNVAFLRVQTGVMDPMQVGDKPKWFAHALTPIRFSVWDDGSSLNGALRSLKQLECQPTDESGSDSEGADSSSSSYSSLSDFVSEMASSDLSPSLHDVFGSYNRPHVVPQTLSSNLDPALVYHPPSKLQYPEGIADAAASKAEEDEERADSPVSSSSSRSDLSSPSFNRDSEFDFQPKGGQALGSTAAGGAAAPSFELATPLAMRLEATIKMASIEQESDTGSTVTGKTIATGSKLQRHPSDSERPDKKIPPPLTPPVKQPGVSNILARTGSSGSSSSSPGRQSSQSSLFENFASHAKELVRETTRQSSQEGILAHVDKHALDEDLDDKMRHTFEKFTLHAKKAAGEASKQALEVSKQAAGVSKNTLEDLTYVGKSTLGDLTKTAKEAATKKGIIKIEEHSTTVAVPPPKSPGSQLATHKQVQQSGGSGGGNNFFSSIGTDFNGLASSTSTMFSGMFGKKNQQKQVQMPHKPASVSSGKGKTGISFDPFPGRKGLVERTPLIKHSGPRQTQEELTRQQNQERSHSNAENQTFLKDVTNQVLAGEGVGWLKLNRFKKLMEDESYRTLVLSKLNKTLDKKIAPDDHIDDVCVTKPVWKGMLKCVQAIAGGLDVTFSNYGLGGMASVFELMEVAHTHYWSKEINEGSDMSSSLLSSHAASPMGSRENLRSPSSPNGSHSALGSEWASPQESRKSSTQFPHSGGPGGSHAGAPVNRRLSSADSQDGQSTTEMFKDMLSQKRSALKNMLTSFDSDAAGSTGALSVVSLGVRLPSSCRSTVSDTEYENTTTSKDSKKSSGNLWSGKSTLSAGFRYTGGHLINTSSSPSPDSPRVYLFEGLLGKDRLNLWNQMQFWEDAFLDAVSQERDMIGMDQGPIEMMERYKSLSESERKRLEHDEDRLLSTMLYNLTAILVMLNVAKDEIRRKIRRLLGKSHIGLVYSQEVHNVVDQINNLNGNDIDLKPLGSRLLHRQSFTVHQGTDVNGPLRFMEVRDDGLVLRSVDGTIVERWWYERLVNMTYSPKTKLLCLWRRNGGQTQLHKYYTRKCKELYNCIKEAMERGGTPTNVPELGGEFPVQDMNTGEGGLLQVCLEGVGLLFSNSKDFEFFVRLDHIRKCFTQKGGIFVLEEYNPKTRNLIQRKYQSSMASEIVLSFHRVTSVQFAYICHLNGVRGTVADKSMPGTTESAPVETLESMEPPLASE from the exons ATGTCGGACCAGCAGAAAGCCTCCCTGTGTCCTCGGCTGGTGGACTACATGGCCATAGTGGGTGCACACACGACGCCTCCGATGCCAAAAGGACTGCAGGGCCTCAAGGCCCCACCAGTGCAG GTGCCCGATCTTCTGCGTCGCTATCCCCCATCGGACCATGCCGACTTCCCGCTGCCCCTGGACATGGTGTACTTTTGCCAGCCGGAGGGGTGCACCAGCGTGGGACCCCGACGCACTGGCTCCGCCATTCGGGACATGACCTCCTTCGTATTCGCACTGACCGACAAGGATTCGGGCAAGACGCGCTACGGCATATGTGTGAACTTCTACCGTCCCATCGAGCGTCCCAGTTCGGTGGCGGGTACGGCGGGAGCTGGCAACGATCGTCCGGGAAACGGAGGACCCGGTGGCCATGGGGCCGGCGGTGCTGGAGGAGCCGGAGGTGGTGGACGGGGCGGCAGGCGATCATCGGCCTTCAGGCGGGAGTCTTGGCGCAAGAGTATGGAACGCAGCTCGGATTCGGCATTTAGCAG TTACGGCCTCTTAACTTCTTCTAGCGACTACAGAAGTAACGTAGCGCCTAGCGATTCGGACCGTGAACTGACCTCGCGTCGCGACTCCGACCAGCAGCGCCTGCACTCGCACCACTCGCACCACCAGCCGCACCACCCGTCGGCGGGTCCGGCTGTGCCCAAGCTTGGCCTGATGGCCCCCTCGGCGGACTCCGAGTCCGGCGGCAGTCACTCCCCATCGCCGCGAGCCTCGCGGAAAAGGACAAAGCTGCGCAACCAGTCGCTCACCTCGCTGTGCATCATCTCGCACCATCCGTTCTTCACCACCTTCCGCGAATGCCTCTTCATTCTGAAGAAGCTGATCGATGCCTGCAACGAGTCCTCGTCGCCGAAGCGAGTGGGTGCCTCTCAGAAGATCAACCGGGACAATGTGTGGACGGTGCTGACGGGCCATGTCAGCGATGCCACGCCCTCGATCGTCCTGCACGATGTGCGCGAAATCGAAACCTGGATCCTGCGACTACTCTCCACGCCAGTTCCGGTGCCGGGATCCACACGAGTCGAG GTGGAGGTGCTTTCGCCGACGGTGCATGAGCCGCTGCTGTTTGCCCTGCCCGATCACACTCGCTTCTCGCTGGTGGACTTCCCGCTGCATCTGCCACTAGAGCTGCTCGGCGTGGAGACCTGCCTCAAGGTGTGGACCCTGATCATGCAGGAGAACAAGGTGTTGTTTCAGTCGCGTGACTACAACGCCCTCTCCATGTCGGTGATGGCCTTCGTCACCATGCTGTATCCGCTGGAGTACATGTTCCCGGTCATTCCGCTTCTGCCCACCTGCCTCAGTTGCGCGGAGCAGCTACTACTGGCGCCCACGCCCTTCGTCATCGGGGTGCCGGCCTCGTTTCTGCTCTACAAAAAGAATTTCCG ACTCCCGGATGACATTTGGGTAGTCGACTTGGACTCCACCAAACTGACGCCACCGACTGGTGGCTACGAGGAAATCCCACCGCTACCTGAGCCCGAGGGCACCATTCTGAAGAACCACCTCAAACAA GCTATGCTATTGATGGATGAAGCTGGACTTGGT GCACTTACCTCGATGACGGCCACCAATACGGCGGTGTCCTCACAACAGCTTTTGCCATCGGTACGGGATAGTCTCCAGGAACCACCATTGCTCGG GGTTTCCCAGGTGCGGCTTCCGCTTCAGACGCCGCCACATTCGGCGCAGGCCAGTCAAAGGAATTCCATGTCAGCCCAAGGAACGATTAGTTCCCGTCAGCCAAGTCCAATGAACTCACCAGCCCTCAATCCATTTGTTTACGGAACGGATGTGGATTCCGTAGACGTGGCCACGCGGGTGGCGATGGTACGGTTTTTCAATGCCCAAAATACATTGGCTAATTTCGCCGAGCATACGCGCACTTTGAGGCTATATCCCCGTCCCGTGGTCGCTTTCCAGATAAATAGCTTCCTACGATCCCGACCAAGAGCCTCAACGTTCCTAAATCAGTTCGCCAGGACTCAGGCAGTGGAGTTCCTGGCGGAGTGGTCACTAACGCCAACGAATGTGGCTTTTCTGCGAGTTCAAACCGGGGTCATGGACCCCATGCAGGTGGGCGATAAGCCCAAGTGGTTCGCTCATGCCCTGACCCCCATCCGGTTTTCGGTGTGGGATGATGGAAGCTCCCTGAATGGAGCTCTTCGGTCACTGAAACAACTCGAGTGCCAGCCGACGGACGAGAGTGGTTCGGACTCGGAGGGAGCGGACAGCAGCAGCTCATCTTACAGTTCACTCAGTGATTTCGTCTCGGAAATGGCCTCCTCGGATCTTTCGCCCAGCCTGCATGATGTCTTCGGCTCGTATAATCGACCGCATGTTGTACCCCAGACTCTATCCTCGAATTTGGACCCAGCTCTGGTCTACCATCCGCCCAGCAAGCTGCAGTATCCCGAGGGCATTGCCGATGCGGCGGCCAGCAAAGCGGAGGAGGATGAGGAGCGGGCCGATAGTCCGGTTTCCTCATCCTCCAGTCGCTCGGACCTGAGTTCACCCAGCTTCAATCGCGATTCGGAGTTTGATTTCCAGCCGAAGGGCGGACAAGCTCTGGGATCGACGGCAGCTGGTGGAGCGGCTGCACCCAGTTTCGAGTTGGCCACCCCGCTGGCCATGCGGCTGGAGGCCACCATCAAGATGGCCAGCATTGAACAGGAATCGGACACGGGATCCACGGTCACGGGCAAGACCATAGCCACCGGGTCAAAGCTGCAAAGACATCCAAGTGATTCCGAGAGGCCCGACAAGAAAATTCCA ccACCGCTAACGCCACCGGTAAAGCAACCGGGAGTTAGCAATATTCTAGCCCGGACCGGCAGTTCCGGCTCCAGTTCAAGCAGTCCCGGTCGCCAGAGCTCCCAGAGCTCCCTCTTCGAAAACTTCGCCTCCCATGCCAAGGAGTTGGTGCGGGAAACAACGCGTCAGAGCAGTCAGGAGGGTATTTTAGCCCATGTGGATAAG CATGCGCTGGACGAAGATCTTGACGACAAAATGCGTCATACCTTCGAAAAG TTCACGCTGCACGCAAAGAAGGCGGCCGGGGAGGCTTCCAAGCAGGCTCTGGAGGTGTCCAAGCAGGCGGCTGGGGTGAGCAAGAATACCCTGGAGGATCTAACCTACGTGGGCAAGTCTACGCTGGGAGATCTCACCAAGACGGCCAAGGAGGCGGCCACCAAGAAGGGCATCATCAAGATCGAGGAGCATTCAACGACGGTGGCGGTGCCGCCACCAAAGTCACCCGGATCCCAACTGGCCACCCACAAGCAGGTGCAGCAAAGTGGCGGATCGGGTGGTGGCAACAACTTCTTCTCCTCCATTGGCACTGATTTCAATGGTCTGGCATCCTCCACATCCACCATGTTCTCGGGCATGTTTGGTAAAA AGAACCAACAAAAGCAGGTTCAAATGCCACACAAGCCGGCTAGCGTGTCTTCTGGAAAGGGCAAGACGGGCATTAGCTTTGATCCCTTTCCCGGACGCAAAGGTCTTGTGGAGCGAACACCATTGATTAAGCATTCGGGTCCAAGGCAAACGCAAGAGGAGCTGACCCGCCAGCAAAACCAGGAGCGTTCGCATAGTAATGCCGAGAATCAGACCTTCCTCAAGGACGTGACCAACCAGGTGCTCGCTGGAGAAGGAGTCGGCTGGCTGAAGCTCAACCGGTTCAAGAAGCTTATGGAGGACGAGTCGTATCGCACGCTGGTCCTTAGCAAGCTCAACAAGACGTTGGATAAGAAGATTGCTCCAGATGATCACATCGACGATGTG TGCGTGACAAAACCTGTGTGGAAGGGCATGCTCAAGTGCGTCCAGGCCATAGCCGGCGGATTGGACGTGACCTTTTCGAATTACGGCCTAGGTGGCATGGCCTCCGTGTTCGAACTGATGGAGGTGGCCCACACGCACTACTGGAGCAAGGAGATCAACGAGGGCAGCGACATGTCCTCCAGTCTGCTCTCCAGTCACGCGGCCAGTCCGATGGGCAGTCGGGAGAACCTGCGATCGCCCAGCTCGCCAAATGGTTCCCATTCCGCTTTAGGCAGCGAGTGGGCCTCTCCGCAGGAGTCTCGAAAGAGCTCCACTCAATTTCCACACAGTGGTGGTCCTGGTGGCTCCCATGCGGGAGCACCGGTCAATCGACGGTTGTCATCGGCGGACAGCCAGGATGGTCAGTCTACCACCGAAATGTTCAAGGACATGCTGTCGCAGAAGAGAAGTGCCTTGAAGAACATGCTCACCTCCTTCGATTCGGAT GCTGCTGGCTCTACGGGGGCGCTTTCCGTTGTCAGTCTGGGCGTTCGCTTGCCCTCCAGCTGCCGGTCAACGGTCTCAGACACCGAGTACGAAAAT ACAACCACGTCGAAGGATTCGAAAAAGAGCTCTGGCAATCTGTGGTCCGGAAAATCAACTCTAAGTGCCGGATTTCGTTATACTGGGGGTCACCTGATCAACACATCATCATCCCCCTCGCCAGACAGTCCACGGGTCTATCTTTTCGAGGGGCTGTTGGGCAAGGATCGCCTCAATCTGTGGAACCAAATGCAGTTCTGGGAGGATGCCTTCCTGGACGCTGTTAGCCAGGAACGGGATATGATCGGCATGGATCAG GGTCCCATTGAGATGATGGAGCGATACAAATCGCTGAGCGAATCGGAGCGCAAGCGTCTTGAACACGACGAGGACCGCTTGCTATCCACCATGCTCTACAACCTGACGGCCATCCTGGTGATGCTGAATGTCGCCAAGGACGAGATCAGACGCAAGATTCGTCGCCTTCTGGGCAAGAGTCATATCGGCTTGGTATACTCCCAGGAGGTGCACAATGTGGTCGATCAGATCAATAATCTG AATGGCAATGACATTGATCTAAAGCCCCTGGGTTCACGACTGTTGCATCGCCAGAGCTTCACTGTCCACCAGGGTACGGATGTGAATGGACCCCTGCGATTCATGGAAGTGCGGGACGATGGACTAGTTCTGCGGTCCGTGGATGGCACCATTGTGGAGCGCTGGTGGTACGAGCGGCTGGTCAACATGACCTATTCGCCCAAGACCAAGCTGCTCTGCCTGTGGCGCCGCAATGGAGGTCAGACGCAATTGCACAAGTACTACACACGAAAG TGCAAGGAGCTGTACAATTGCATCAAGGAGGCCATGGAGCGCGGCGGTACGCCCACCAATGTGCCCGAACTGGGCGGTGAGTTTCCGGTTCAGGACATGAACACAGGGGAGGGCGGCCTGCTGCAGGTGTGCCTCGAGGGTGTCGGTTTGTTGTTCTCCAACAGCAAG GATTTCGAG